Proteins encoded within one genomic window of Amycolatopsis sp. 2-15:
- a CDS encoding cell division protein FtsQ/DivIB: protein MTSTRERRNPPSSEEDERDRAALARARRGRRSEEERRRTRSSRSSAPRSGRATRAESLRARPTRKKEIRRRWVALLVVVTLVGLGYLLFFSSMLGVKDVAVQGAKTVSAEQIRAVAAVPVDKPMLLVDVDGIRDRVAEMPGVATVDVSRSWPSTVEISVTERTAIAFFDSGPGGDGVHLVDGGGVVFKTVKTRPAGLPELKLPKVSADDPVTRAVTAVLGVIPQALLKQVTTATAQTPASVQFTLTDGKTVRWGDAGKTDRKAKVLAALLTQKGKVYDVSAPELPTITS, encoded by the coding sequence ATGACGTCGACCAGGGAGCGCCGCAACCCGCCCTCGTCCGAAGAGGACGAGCGGGATCGCGCTGCCCTGGCCCGCGCCCGGCGGGGGCGGCGCTCGGAAGAGGAGCGCCGCCGCACCCGCTCGAGCCGCTCTTCGGCGCCGCGTTCGGGCCGGGCGACTCGCGCGGAGAGCCTGCGCGCGCGTCCGACGCGGAAGAAGGAGATCCGCCGCCGCTGGGTCGCGCTGCTCGTGGTCGTCACGCTCGTGGGCCTGGGATATCTGCTGTTCTTCAGCTCGATGCTCGGGGTGAAGGACGTGGCGGTGCAGGGCGCGAAAACGGTGTCGGCGGAGCAGATCCGGGCCGTCGCCGCCGTGCCGGTCGACAAGCCGATGCTGCTCGTCGACGTCGACGGGATTCGCGACCGCGTGGCGGAGATGCCGGGTGTCGCGACCGTCGACGTGTCGCGCTCGTGGCCGAGCACCGTGGAGATCTCGGTGACCGAGCGCACGGCCATCGCGTTTTTCGACAGCGGCCCGGGCGGCGACGGGGTGCACCTCGTCGACGGCGGCGGGGTCGTGTTCAAGACCGTGAAGACGCGCCCGGCGGGGCTGCCCGAGCTCAAGCTGCCCAAGGTGTCGGCCGACGACCCGGTGACGCGTGCCGTCACCGCGGTGCTCGGCGTGATTCCGCAGGCGCTGCTCAAGCAGGTCACCACCGCCACGGCGCAGACCCCGGCCAGCGTCCAGTTCACCCTCACCGACGGCAAGACCGTCCGCTGGGGTGACGCCGGCAAGACCGACCGCAAGGCGAAGGTCCTGGCCGCCCTGCTCACGCAGAAGGGCAAGGTCTACGACGTCTCCGCGCCCGAGCTGCCGACCATTACGTCCTGA
- the murC gene encoding UDP-N-acetylmuramate--L-alanine ligase: MSGIARILLARGAAVSGSDAKESRALLSLRAQGAELFVGQRAENLDALAEAPSAVVVSTAIKESNPELAAARARNIPVLHRAQALAGLMEGHRVACIAGTHGKTSTTSMLTVALQHCRLDPSFAIGGDLNESGANAHHGEGGVFIAEADESDGSFLTYSPSVAVVTNVEPDHLDHHGTAEAYVKVFTEFVGRLQPGGLLVVCADDPGAAVLGDEAAAEGVRVRRYGRTATGEGDVRVLDYKPAPDGGQVRLALDGEELDLRVAVPGEHMALNAVAALLAGLELGAPVAGLAEGLAAFGGVRRRFEFKGRSGDVRVYDDYAHHPTEVAAQLKAVRTAAGLGRVLVVFQPHLYSRTQTFAAEFAEALSLADEVVVLDVYGAREEPVPGVTGALIADGVTSPVHYQPAFDLAAKLVADLVKPGDLVVTMGAGDVTQLGPEILAELDRRIAGA; this comes from the coding sequence ATGTCCGGCATCGCGCGCATCCTGCTCGCCCGCGGGGCGGCCGTGTCCGGCTCGGACGCCAAGGAGTCGCGCGCGCTGCTGTCGCTGCGCGCCCAGGGCGCCGAGCTGTTCGTGGGCCAGCGCGCGGAGAACCTCGACGCGCTCGCCGAAGCCCCGTCGGCCGTCGTGGTGTCCACGGCGATCAAGGAGTCGAACCCCGAGCTGGCCGCGGCTCGCGCGCGGAACATCCCCGTGCTGCACCGCGCGCAGGCGCTCGCCGGGCTGATGGAGGGCCACCGCGTGGCCTGCATCGCCGGCACGCACGGCAAGACCTCGACCACGTCGATGCTCACCGTGGCTCTGCAGCACTGCCGGCTCGACCCGTCGTTCGCGATCGGCGGCGACCTCAACGAGTCGGGTGCCAACGCGCACCACGGCGAGGGCGGGGTCTTCATCGCGGAAGCCGACGAGAGCGACGGCTCGTTCCTCACGTACTCGCCGTCGGTCGCCGTGGTGACCAACGTCGAGCCCGACCACCTGGACCACCACGGCACGGCCGAGGCCTACGTGAAGGTGTTCACGGAGTTCGTCGGGCGCCTGCAGCCGGGTGGCCTGCTCGTGGTGTGCGCCGACGACCCGGGCGCCGCGGTGCTGGGCGACGAGGCCGCCGCCGAAGGCGTGCGGGTGCGCCGCTACGGCCGCACCGCCACCGGCGAGGGTGACGTGCGCGTGCTCGACTACAAGCCCGCCCCGGACGGCGGCCAGGTGCGCCTGGCGCTCGACGGCGAAGAGCTCGACCTGCGTGTGGCCGTGCCGGGCGAGCACATGGCGCTCAACGCGGTCGCCGCCCTGCTGGCCGGGCTCGAGCTGGGCGCGCCCGTGGCCGGCCTGGCCGAGGGGCTCGCCGCGTTCGGCGGGGTGCGCCGCCGCTTCGAGTTCAAGGGCCGCTCCGGCGACGTCCGCGTGTACGACGACTACGCCCACCACCCGACGGAGGTGGCCGCTCAGCTCAAGGCCGTGCGCACGGCGGCCGGGCTCGGCCGGGTGCTCGTGGTGTTCCAGCCGCACCTGTACTCGCGCACGCAGACGTTCGCGGCGGAGTTCGCCGAAGCGCTGTCGCTCGCCGACGAGGTCGTGGTGCTCGACGTGTACGGCGCTCGCGAGGAGCCGGTGCCGGGTGTGACGGGCGCGCTGATCGCCGACGGCGTGACGAGCCCGGTGCATTACCAGCCCGCGTTCGACCTCGCGGCGAAGCTCGTGGCCGACCTCGTGAAGCCGGGTGACCTCGTGGTGACCATGGGCGCGGGTGACGTGACCCAGCTGGGCCCGGAGATCCTGGCCGAGCTCGACCGGAGGATCGCGGGCGCATGA
- a CDS encoding SAM-dependent methyltransferase, with translation MPNSIANRLATFVERLLGAPLPVAVRAWDGERVGPEGPTVVLKNRRALRRLLYAPGELGLARAYVSGDLDVEGDLTEGFRRIWALTRAGELRRVQLAPRDWAGAAGLAARLGVLGLPPKPPAEEARLTGVLHSLRRDRSAIAHHYDLSNAFYQLLLDDSMAYSSGYWTSDEPGYGLAQAQHDKLELICRKLGLRPGMRLLDVGCGWGSLLVHAAKHHGVHAVGVTLSAEQVQHVRGRLKQHDLEDRVEVRQQDYRELTDAPFDAVASVEMGEHVGEENYPTYANTLFRMLNPAGRLVLQQMSRGRAGDTAPGGGAFIERYIAPDMTMRPLSRTLGHLETAGFEIRDVHALREHYVTTVREWAETLEFHWAEAVALVGEAEARVWRLYLVGGALAFEENRMGVDQVLAVRPLDTGGSGMPATREWA, from the coding sequence ATGCCGAACAGCATCGCGAACCGCCTGGCCACCTTCGTCGAACGCCTCCTCGGCGCGCCGCTGCCGGTCGCCGTCCGCGCGTGGGACGGCGAGCGGGTGGGCCCCGAGGGTCCGACCGTCGTCCTGAAGAACCGCCGCGCGCTGCGCCGGCTGCTCTACGCACCGGGCGAGCTGGGCCTGGCGCGCGCGTACGTGTCGGGCGACCTCGACGTGGAGGGAGACCTCACCGAGGGGTTCCGGCGGATCTGGGCGCTGACCCGCGCGGGCGAGCTGAGGAGGGTGCAGCTCGCCCCGCGGGACTGGGCCGGCGCGGCCGGGCTCGCCGCGCGCCTGGGTGTGCTGGGCCTGCCGCCGAAACCGCCGGCGGAGGAGGCGAGGCTGACCGGCGTGCTGCACAGCCTGCGGCGCGACCGGTCGGCCATCGCCCACCACTACGACCTGTCCAACGCCTTCTACCAGCTGCTGCTCGACGACTCGATGGCCTACTCGTCGGGCTACTGGACCTCGGACGAGCCCGGTTACGGCCTCGCGCAGGCACAGCACGACAAGCTGGAGCTGATCTGCCGCAAGCTCGGCCTGCGCCCCGGCATGCGCCTGCTCGACGTCGGCTGCGGCTGGGGTTCGCTGCTGGTGCACGCGGCCAAGCACCACGGCGTGCACGCGGTCGGCGTGACGCTGTCGGCCGAGCAGGTGCAGCACGTGCGGGGACGTCTGAAGCAGCACGACCTCGAAGACCGCGTCGAGGTGCGACAGCAGGACTACCGGGAGCTGACGGACGCGCCGTTCGACGCCGTCGCGTCCGTCGAGATGGGCGAGCACGTCGGCGAAGAGAACTATCCGACGTACGCGAATACGCTGTTCCGCATGCTCAACCCGGCCGGGCGGCTCGTGCTGCAGCAGATGTCGCGCGGGCGCGCCGGGGACACAGCGCCCGGCGGCGGCGCGTTCATCGAGCGCTACATCGCGCCGGACATGACGATGCGGCCGCTGAGCCGCACGCTCGGGCACCTCGAGACGGCCGGGTTCGAGATCCGCGACGTGCACGCGCTGCGCGAGCACTACGTGACGACCGTGCGCGAGTGGGCCGAGACCCTGGAGTTCCACTGGGCCGAGGCCGTCGCGCTGGTCGGCGAGGCCGAGGCCCGCGTGTGGCGGCTCTACCTGGTGGGCGGCGCGCTGGCGTTCGAGGAGAACCGCATGGGCGTGGACCAGGTCCTGGCCGTGCGGCCCCTGGACACCGGCGGCTCCGGGATGCCGGCCACGCGGGAGTGGGCGTGA
- a CDS encoding DinB family protein, with protein MTTPPQRPDPPMDADERTQLTGFLDFLRASVVWKTGGLTDEQACRRHLPSELTTIAGLLGHLTLVENYWFRVVLDGQPDEWEAALELDRDAEFRAALTTPIEQLVAGYEAEIARCREVVAAREFTDTAPYKGDRRVNVRWVVTHMIEETARHLGHLDLLREMTDGLTGE; from the coding sequence GTGACCACACCACCGCAACGCCCCGACCCGCCCATGGACGCCGACGAGCGCACCCAGCTCACCGGCTTTCTCGACTTCCTGCGCGCGAGCGTCGTCTGGAAAACCGGCGGGCTCACCGACGAGCAGGCCTGCCGCCGCCACCTGCCCAGCGAGCTGACCACCATCGCCGGCCTGCTCGGGCACCTCACGCTGGTGGAGAACTACTGGTTCCGCGTGGTGCTCGACGGTCAGCCCGACGAGTGGGAAGCGGCCCTGGAGCTCGACCGCGACGCCGAGTTCCGCGCGGCGCTGACAACCCCGATCGAGCAGCTCGTGGCCGGCTACGAAGCCGAGATCGCGCGCTGCCGCGAGGTCGTGGCGGCGCGCGAGTTCACCGACACCGCGCCGTACAAGGGAGACCGGCGGGTCAACGTGCGCTGGGTCGTGACGCACATGATCGAGGAGACCGCCCGCCACCTCGGCCACCTCGACCTGCTGCGCGAGATGACCGACGGCCTCACCGGCGAGTGA
- a CDS encoding MFS transporter — MAQPEAETASPTAPQQAPPSWLVLLLAVSCGLTVANLYYAQPLLNELRTTFGVGEAAAGGVVTATQIGYAAGMLLIVPLGDRVENRSLVSLLLAIACAGLVATGLAPQFSVLLIASLIAGSTSVVVQILIPLTADLTPDAVRGRIVGRVMSGLLFGILLSRVAASLLAEVTTWRVVFLISAGLMAILAVALRFSLPRRAPKTSVHYGELLRSTLRLARDHPALRRRALYQAALYSVFSAFWTTIAFVLTSAPFHYSQLGVGLFALVGAAGAAIAPLAGRWADHGHGRVATGASFLLCAVAFGVGGFGAHSVILLAVAAIALDMAVQTTMVSGQHVIYQLDPNARARVNSIYLATFFVGGAIGSEIGSVLYHLGGWTAVSIFGAVIPLIALAWWTTERRSADN, encoded by the coding sequence GTGGCCCAGCCCGAAGCCGAGACCGCGTCGCCCACGGCGCCCCAGCAGGCGCCACCCTCGTGGCTCGTCCTGCTGCTCGCCGTCTCTTGTGGACTGACGGTCGCGAACCTCTACTACGCGCAGCCGTTGCTCAACGAGCTGCGGACCACGTTCGGTGTGGGCGAGGCCGCAGCCGGCGGGGTGGTCACCGCCACCCAGATCGGTTACGCGGCGGGCATGCTGCTGATCGTCCCGCTGGGCGACCGCGTGGAGAACCGCAGCCTGGTGTCGCTGCTGCTGGCCATCGCGTGCGCCGGACTCGTGGCCACCGGCCTCGCGCCGCAGTTCTCCGTGCTGCTGATCGCGTCGCTCATCGCCGGCTCGACGTCGGTCGTGGTGCAGATCCTGATCCCGCTCACGGCCGACCTCACGCCCGACGCCGTGCGCGGGCGCATCGTCGGGCGCGTGATGAGCGGGCTGCTGTTCGGCATCCTGCTCTCCCGCGTCGCCGCGAGCCTGCTGGCCGAGGTCACGACTTGGCGGGTCGTGTTCCTCATCTCGGCCGGGCTGATGGCGATCCTCGCCGTGGCTTTGCGCTTCAGCCTGCCGCGGCGCGCGCCGAAGACGTCCGTCCACTATGGAGAGCTGCTGCGCTCGACGCTGCGGCTCGCCCGCGACCACCCGGCACTGCGCCGCCGCGCCCTGTACCAGGCCGCGCTCTACTCGGTGTTCAGCGCCTTCTGGACCACGATCGCGTTCGTGCTCACCTCCGCGCCGTTCCACTACTCGCAGCTGGGCGTCGGGCTGTTCGCACTCGTCGGCGCGGCCGGGGCCGCGATCGCGCCGCTGGCCGGGCGCTGGGCGGACCACGGTCACGGCCGGGTGGCCACCGGCGCGTCCTTCCTGCTGTGCGCGGTGGCGTTCGGCGTCGGCGGGTTCGGCGCGCACAGCGTGATCCTGCTCGCCGTGGCGGCGATCGCCCTCGACATGGCCGTGCAGACCACGATGGTGTCGGGCCAGCACGTGATCTACCAGCTCGACCCGAACGCCCGTGCCCGCGTGAACAGCATCTACCTGGCCACGTTCTTCGTGGGCGGGGCGATCGGGTCGGAGATCGGCTCGGTCCTCTACCACCTGGGCGGCTGGACGGCCGTGTCGATCTTCGGCGCCGTCATCCCACTGATCGCGCTGGCCTGGTGGACAACAGAACGGCGCTCTGCTGATAACTGA
- a CDS encoding NAD(P)H-binding protein, with protein sequence MPILVTGATGNVGRLVVDELLARGAAVRALTKDPAQAALPAGAEVVVGSLARPSTLPQALEGVEDVYLAPMARTVTRFCELAAEAGVRRVVALSGSSVGDEQAGSSGPEFAAVEAAVTKAGFARTFLRPGVFMANSLGWAHSVHTHGEIRAAYAEATQTPIDLTDIAAVAAHVLTTEGHDGRTYVLSGPEALTLREMAGKIAAALGRDVPFVELTREQQHAEWVELGIPGEIADWLLDGFAAAVARPEVATGVVEDLLGHRGVTYSEWAARHTGVFS encoded by the coding sequence ATGCCGATCCTGGTGACGGGTGCCACCGGAAACGTCGGGCGGCTCGTGGTCGACGAACTCCTGGCCCGCGGCGCGGCGGTGCGCGCGTTGACGAAGGACCCGGCGCAGGCAGCGCTGCCGGCCGGGGCCGAGGTGGTCGTGGGGTCGCTCGCGCGACCGTCGACGCTGCCGCAGGCCCTTGAGGGCGTCGAGGACGTGTACCTCGCGCCGATGGCGCGCACGGTCACGCGGTTCTGCGAGCTCGCCGCCGAGGCGGGCGTGCGGCGGGTGGTCGCGCTGTCGGGCAGCAGCGTCGGGGACGAGCAGGCCGGGTCGAGCGGGCCTGAGTTCGCGGCGGTGGAGGCCGCCGTGACGAAGGCCGGGTTCGCCCGGACGTTCCTGCGGCCGGGGGTGTTCATGGCGAACTCGCTCGGCTGGGCGCATTCCGTGCACACGCACGGGGAAATCCGCGCCGCGTATGCGGAAGCGACGCAGACGCCGATCGACCTGACCGACATCGCGGCCGTCGCGGCGCACGTGCTCACCACCGAGGGCCACGACGGGCGGACGTATGTCCTCAGTGGACCGGAGGCGCTCACGTTGCGGGAAATGGCCGGGAAAATCGCCGCGGCGCTGGGCCGCGACGTGCCGTTCGTGGAGCTGACCCGGGAGCAGCAGCACGCCGAGTGGGTCGAGCTGGGGATCCCGGGGGAGATCGCCGACTGGCTGCTCGACGGGTTCGCCGCCGCGGTGGCGCGGCCGGAGGTGGCGACCGGCGTCGTTGAGGACCTGCTGGGCCACCGCGGGGTGACCTACTCCGAGTGGGCTGCTCGCCACACCGGTGTGTTCTCCTGA
- a CDS encoding OsmC family peroxiredoxin, which yields MPSRDATTHWTGGLQKGKGEVTLDSSNAGTFDVSFPTRSGNPDGQTSPEELIAAAHSSCLAMNLSGVLESQKLEAESIDVSAEVTLGPAQGGGFEISGIAITLRAKLDGVTPEQFAELAETAEKTCPVTKALAGTTITMDAALA from the coding sequence GTGCCCAGCCGCGACGCGACGACCCACTGGACCGGCGGACTGCAGAAGGGCAAGGGCGAGGTCACGCTCGACTCGTCCAACGCCGGCACGTTCGACGTGTCGTTCCCCACCCGCTCGGGCAACCCCGACGGCCAGACCAGCCCCGAAGAGCTCATCGCCGCCGCGCACTCCTCGTGCCTCGCGATGAACCTGTCGGGCGTGCTGGAGTCCCAGAAGCTCGAGGCGGAGTCCATCGACGTCTCCGCCGAGGTCACGCTCGGCCCGGCCCAGGGCGGCGGCTTCGAGATCAGCGGCATCGCCATCACCCTGCGCGCGAAGCTCGACGGCGTGACGCCGGAGCAGTTCGCGGAGCTGGCCGAGACCGCCGAGAAGACCTGCCCGGTCACCAAGGCCCTCGCCGGCACCACGATCACGATGGACGCGGCGCTCGCCTGA
- a CDS encoding DUF1295 domain-containing protein, whose translation MGLGPLVAITAGVVLVAVTATFGIARLRGRYDTIDTFWGLGFALVAVVAFPLGSGPLVLRLVTAALTVGWGVRLAVHLHLRNRGGPEDPRYQRMVERAGDNPGARMFVRVFLAQAAILWFVSLPVQFAMYGTGLGVLGWIGVAVWVLGFTFESVGDAQLSRFRADPGNRGKVLDTGLWHYTRHPNYFGDACVWWGLYLLACSTWPGAATILSPIAMTFTLARGTGKPMLEKGLARTRPGYATYVERTSGFFPLPPKKLTRR comes from the coding sequence ATCGGCCTCGGTCCGCTCGTCGCGATCACCGCCGGCGTGGTGCTGGTGGCGGTGACCGCCACGTTCGGGATCGCCCGCCTGCGCGGCCGATACGACACCATCGACACGTTCTGGGGGCTCGGTTTCGCCCTCGTCGCCGTGGTCGCGTTCCCCTTGGGCAGCGGACCGCTCGTGTTGCGGCTGGTGACGGCCGCGCTCACGGTCGGATGGGGCGTGCGGCTCGCGGTCCACCTGCACCTGCGCAACCGCGGCGGTCCCGAAGACCCGCGCTACCAGCGCATGGTCGAACGCGCCGGGGACAACCCGGGGGCGCGGATGTTCGTCCGCGTGTTTCTCGCGCAGGCCGCGATCCTGTGGTTCGTCTCGCTGCCGGTGCAGTTCGCGATGTACGGCACCGGCCTCGGCGTGCTCGGGTGGATCGGCGTGGCGGTGTGGGTGCTCGGCTTCACCTTCGAGTCCGTCGGCGACGCCCAGCTGAGCCGGTTCCGCGCGGACCCCGGCAACCGCGGCAAGGTGCTCGACACCGGGCTGTGGCACTACACGCGGCACCCGAACTACTTCGGCGACGCCTGCGTGTGGTGGGGCCTGTACCTGCTGGCGTGCTCGACGTGGCCCGGCGCGGCGACGATCCTCTCGCCGATCGCGATGACGTTCACTCTTGCCCGCGGCACCGGGAAACCGATGCTGGAGAAGGGCTTGGCGCGCACGCGGCCGGGCTACGCGACGTATGTGGAGCGCACCAGCGGGTTCTTCCCGTTGCCGCCGAAGAAGCTCACTCGCCGGTGA